One window of Saccharomyces kudriavzevii IFO 1802 strain IFO1802 genome assembly, chromosome: 10 genomic DNA carries:
- the LCB3 gene encoding sphinganine kinase LCB3 (similar to Saccharomyces cerevisiae LCB3 (YJL134W) and YSR3 (YKR053C); ancestral locus Anc_1.217) — MVDGLNTSSIRKRARTLSNPNDFQEPNYLLDPGNHPSDHFRTRMSRCRFDTREKLLVFTNNQSFTLSRWQNTYRSTFNDLYFTYTSLMGSHTFYVLCLPMPVWFGYFETTKDMVYILGYSIYLSGFFKDYWCLPRPRAPPLHRITLSEYTTKEYGAPSSHTANATGVSLLFLYNIWSMQETSVVVQLLLSCVVLFYYMTLVFGRIYCGMHGILDLVSGGLIGIVCFVVRMYFKCRFSNLHIEEFWWFPVFSVGWGLLLLFEHVKPIDECPCFQDSVAFMGVVSGIECCDWLIKVFGVTLVHNLKPNCGWRLTLARLLVGVPCVALWKYVISKPLVYTLLIKVFGLKDDRNVTARKRLEATHKKGSSKYECPLYIGEPKIDILGRFIIYAGVPLTVVMCSPVVFSLLHIA, encoded by the coding sequence ATGGTGGATGGACTGAACACCTCGAGCATCAGGAAGAGGGCCAGAACCCTCTCCAACCCTAATGATTTCCAAGAGCCGAACTACTTGTTGGACCCCGGCAATCATCCTTCAGACCATTTTCGAACTCGAATGTCCAGATGTCGGTTTGATACTAGGGAAAAGCTGCTGGTGTTTACCAACAACCAATCATTCACCTTAAGCCGCTGGCAGAATACATACCGTTCTACTTTCAATGATCTCTACTTTACTTATACTTCTTTAATGGGATCGCACACCTTCTATGTCCTTTGTTTACCTATGCCCGTGTGGTttggatattttgaaactaCTAAAGATATGGTTTATATCTTGGGGTACTCTATCTACTTGAGCggttttttcaaagactACTGGTGTTTGCCCAGGCCTAGAGCGCCGCCATTGCATCGGATTACGCTGAGCGAATATACAACAAAGGAGTACGGTGCTCCGAGTTCGCATACAGCGAACGCCACAGGCGTGAGTCTCCTATTTTTGTATAATATATGGAGCATGCAAGAGACTTCTGTCGTGGTTCAATTGCTCTTGTCATGCGTGGTTCTATTCTATTACATGACGTTGGTTTTTGGCAGAATATACTGCGGCATGCACGGAATATTAGACCTGGTAAGCGGAGGACTCATTGGGATAGTGTGTTTCGTTGTCAGGATGTATTTCAAGTGCAGGTTCTCGAACTTACACATCGAGGAGTTTTGGTGGTTCCCCGTGTTCAGCGTAGGATGGGGGCTACTTCTCTTGTTTGAACATGTCAAACCAATAGATGAATGTCCCTGTTTCCAGGACAGCGTTGCTTTCATGGGCGTTGTATCGGGCATTGAATGCTGTGATTGGCTGATCAAGGTATTTGGAGTCACGTTAGTGCACAACTTGAAGCCTAATTGTGGCTGGCGGCTGACGCTTGCCAGGCTACTGGTGGGCGTACCCTGTGTCGCTCTCTGGAAGTACGTGATCAGCAAGCCGCTGGTTTACACGTTGCTGATTAAGGTGTTTGGCCTGAAGGACGACAGAAACGTGACGGCGAGAAAGAGACTGGAAGCCACGCACAAGAAAGGAAGTAGCAAGTATGAATGCCCGTTGTATATAGGAGAACCTAAAATTGATATCCTGGGGCGGTTTATCATCTATGCAGGTGTCCCCCTGACCGTCGTAATGTGTAGTCCCGTCGTCTTTTCCCTCTTGCATATAGCATAG
- the RPB4 gene encoding DNA-directed RNA polymerase II subunit RPB4 (similar to Saccharomyces cerevisiae RPB4 (YJL140W); ancestral locus Anc_1.208) has translation MNVSTSTFQTRRRRLKKVEEEENAATLQLGQEFQLKQINHQGEEEELIALNLSEARLVIKEALIERRRAFKRSQKKHKKKHLKHENANDETTAVEDDDDDLDEDDVDADDDDFMHSETREKELESIDVLLEQTTGGNNKDLKNTMQYLTNFSRFRDQETVGAVIQLLKSTGLHPFEVAQLGSLACDTADEAKTLIPSLNNKISDDELERILKELSNLETLY, from the coding sequence ATGAATGTTTCCACATCAACATTTCAAacaagacgaagaagattgaagaaagtggaggaagaagagaatGCCGCCACTTTGCAACTGGGTCAAGAATTCCAATTGAAACAGATAAACCACCAAggcgaagaggaagagctGATTGCTTTGAATCTGAGCGAAGCTAGACTAGTAATTAAGGAAGCTCTGATAGAACGTAGGAGAGCATTTAAAAGATCACAAAAGAAGCATAAGAAAAAGCATTTGAAGCATGAAAATGCCAACGATGAAACGACAGCCGTGGAGgacgacgatgacgacTTGGACGAAGATGACGTTGATGCAGATGATGACGATTTCATGCACTCTGAAACTAGAGAAAAGGAGTTGGAGTCTATCGATGTCCTTTTAGAACAGACCACGGGCGGAAATAATAAggacttgaaaaataccaTGCAGTACTTGACAAATTTTTCTCGATTTAGGGACCAGGAAACCGTGGGAGCAGTTATACAACTTCTGAAAAGTACTGGTTTACATCCGTTTGAAGTGGCACAACTGGGTTCTTTGGCCTGTGACACTGCCGATGAAGCAAAAACATTGATTCCGAGTTTAAACAACAAAATATCTGACGATGAGTTGGAAAGAATACTAAAGGAACTGTCAAACTTAGAAACCCTCTATTAA
- the GLG2 gene encoding glycogenin glucosyltransferase GLG2 (similar to Saccharomyces cerevisiae GLG2 (YJL137C) and GLG1 (YKR058W); ancestral locus Anc_1.212) encodes MARKVAICTLLYSRDYLPGALTLAYQLQRLLKSTVVESQITVCLLVARGLFKNEFSAQETALIRSLFKEVITIEPLQDQEKSVENNKENLELLKRPELAFTLLKARLWELVQFDQVLFLDADTLPLDKEFFNILELYPEQTRFQIAAVPDIGWPDMFNTGVLLLIPDLEVARSLQDFLVKTVSIDGADQGIFNQFFNPVCNYSREVLHKISPLVEWIRLPFIYNVTMPNYGYQSSPAMSFFQQHIKLVHFIGTFKPWSHTTSDYEDRYHQLWRNAHCDLYSEYHLSNYFTHLQLGNVETDTYFDHETPSLSILLNQNTRRKQTKVEPDVATQIDLNSPQEAAIEEDHQAPPISVPQSAFKFDWEDTDYLDRVQRAFPGSDA; translated from the coding sequence ATGGCTAGGAAAGTTGCCATTTGCACATTATTATACTCACGGGACTATCTGCCTGGTGCCTTGACTTTGGCGTATCAATTGCAGAGACTCTTGAAGTCTACCGTAGTGGAAAGCCAGATAACCGTATGTCTACTGGTTGCAAGAGGGTTGTTTAAGAATGAGTTCAGCGCCCAGGAAACGGCCTTGATAAGAagtcttttcaaagaagttaTTACCATTGAACCGTTACaggatcaagaaaagagtgtagaaaataataaggaAAATCTTGAGCTATTGAAAAGGCCAGAACTGGCTTTTACTTTACTTAAAGCCAGGTTATGGGAACTGGTGCAGTTCGATCAggttttgtttttggatGCAGACACTTTACCCCTGGACAAggagtttttcaatattctgGAATTATATCCGGAACAGACAAGGTTCCAAATTGCCGCTGTTCCAGATATCGGATGGCCCGACATGTTTAATACCGGTGTACTATTACTGATTCCCGATCTGGAAGTGGCAAGGAGTTTACAGGATTTCCTGGTCAAGACTGTATCGATTGATGGTGCCGATCAAGGTATCTTCAACCAGTTTTTCAATCCCGTTTGCAATTACAGCAGGGAAGTTTTGCATAAGATATCTCCGCTCGTGGAGTGGATACGACTTCCCTTTATCTATAATGTGACAATGCCCAACTACGGATACCAGTCTTCACCCGCGATGagttttttccaacaacATATCAAACTGGTTCACTTCATTGGAACGTTTAAACCATGGTCACACACTACATCTGACTATGAGGACCGCTATCACCAACTATGGAGAAACGCACATTGTGATCTTTACAGCGAGTACCACTTGAGTAATTACTTCACGCATTTGCAACTGGGCAATGTTGAAACAGACACATATTTCGATCACGAGACTCCGTCTCTCAGCATACTGCTAAATCAAAATACCAGGAGGAAACAGACTAAGGTTGAACCCGATGTAGCGACCCAAATAGATCTCAACTCCCCACAAGAGGCGGCTATAGAAGAAGATCACCAAGCACCCCCAATTTCTGTACCTCAATCAGCCTTCAAATTCGATTGGGAAGACACGGACTATTTAGACCGTGTCCAAAGAGCATTTCCAGGGTCCGATGCCTGA
- the RPS21B gene encoding 40S ribosomal protein eS21 (similar to Saccharomyces cerevisiae RPS21B (YJL136C) and RPS21A (YKR057W); ancestral locus Anc_1.213) produces the protein MENDKGQLVELYVPRKCSATNRIIKADDHASVQINVAKVDEEGRAIPGEYVTYALSGYVRSRGESDDSLNRLAQNDGLLKNVWSYSR, from the exons ATGGAAAACGATAAGGGTCAATTA GTCGAACTATACGTTCCAAGAAAGTGTTCTGCTACCAACAGAATCATCAAAGCCGATGACCATGCCTCCGTTCAAATTAACGTTGCCAAggttgatgaagaaggccGTGCCATCCCAGGTGAATACGTGACCTACGCTTTGTCCGGTTACGTCAGATCTAGAGGTGAATCCGATGACTCCTTGAACCGTTTGGCTCAAAACGATGGTTTGTTGAAGAACGTCTGGTCTTACTCCCGTTaa
- the YUR1 gene encoding mannosyltransferase YUR1 (similar to Saccharomyces cerevisiae YUR1 (YJL139C) and KTR2 (YKR061W); ancestral locus Anc_1.209), with protein sequence MAKRSSIYILSVFVPIWTFLICSFCKELSLIRKCRNIDSSYTSLSQRVKEQYDSNRRRNYFPEVKLSRNSYEDYTLNYRRQNDYGHVYPRENATILMLVRNSELEGALDSMRSLEDRFNNKYHYDWTFLNDVPFDEDFIEATTAMASGKTQYALIPSENWNRPQWINETLFEERLRAMEDEGVLYGGSKSYRNMCRFNSGFFFRQTILDNYDYYFRVEPNVEYYCDFPYDPFRIMRLKDKKYGFVISLYEYEETIPTLWHTIEEYLEANEGAILSKEDSAYAFLTDSGLVGKHYPIVEASSDYNLCHFWSNFEIGDLNFFRSDEYKNFFETLDAKGGFYYERWGDAPVHSIGVSLLLRPDEIIHFDELGYFHSPFGTCPASYAVRLDQRCRCRSNDESVIDIAPHSCLMRWWKNGSGKFFLKEK encoded by the coding sequence ATGGCAAAAAGAAGCTCTATTTACATCCTCAGCGTTTTCGTACCGATATGGACTTTTTTGATCTGTTCTTTTTGCAAAGAACTATCTCTAATACGAAAATGTCGGAATATTGACAGTTCGTATACTAGCCTTTCTCAAAGAGTGAAGGAACAATATGATTCaaatcgaagaagaaactacTTTCCCGAAGTAAAGCTTTCTCGCAACAGTTATGAGGATTACACTTTAAATTATAGAAGACAAAATGATTATGGCCACGTATATCCACGTGAAAATGCAACGATATTAATGCTAGTGAGAAACTCAGAATTAGAAGGAGCTTTAGATTCAATGAGATCTTTAGAAGACAGATTCAACAATAAGTATCATTATGATTGGACATTCCTGAATGACGTTCCCTTCGACGAAGACTTCATTGAAGCGACCACAGCAATGGCAAGTGGGAAGACCCAATACGCCTTAATCCCGTCAGAGAACTGGAACCGGCCACAATGGATTAACGAAACgctttttgaagaaagacTACGTGCGATGGAAGATGAAGGTGTTCTATATGGGGGATCCAAGTCATATAGAAACATGTGCCGTTTTAATTCcggatttttcttcagacAGACAATATTGGACAACTATGACTATTATTTTAGGGTGGAACCCAATGTCGAATATTATTGCGATTTCCCGTACGATCCGTTCAGGATTATGAGATTGAAAGACAAGAAATATGGGTTCGTCATTTCGTTATACGAATACGAGGAAACAATACCGACGCTATGGCATACAATAGAGGAATATTTGGAAGCGAATGAAGGAGCTATTCTTAGTAAAGAGGACAGCGCATATGCATTTTTGACTGATTCGGGATTAGTCGGTAAGCACTATCCTATTGTCGAGGCAAGCTCCGATTACAACTTATGTCATTTTTGGTCAAATTTCGAAATTGGCGATCTAAATTTCTTCAGAAGTGACGAATACAAGAACTTTTTCGAAACCTTAGACGCCAAGGGAGGATTCTATTACGAGAGATGGGGGGATGCTCCTGTGCATTCAATCGGTGTGTCCTTACTGTTAAGACCGGATGAAATCATCCACTTTGATGAACTTGGCTATTTCCATTCACCATTCGGTACCTGTCCGGCATCGTATGCCGTAAGGCTCGACCAGCGTTGTAGATGCAGGAGCAACGATGAGAGCGTCATAGATATAGCGCCTCACAGTTGTTTGATGAGGTGGTGGAAAAATGGCAGCGGCAAATTTTTCCTGAAGGAAAAGTAA
- the TIF2 gene encoding translation initiation factor eIF4A (similar to Saccharomyces cerevisiae TIF2 (YJL138C) and TIF1 (YKR059W); ancestral locus Anc_1.211), with translation MSEGITDVEESQILTNYDKVVYKFDDMELDENLLRGVFGYGFEEPSAIQQRAIMPIIEGHDVLAQAQSGTGKTGTFSIAALQRIDTSVKAPQALMLAPTRELALQIQKVVMALAFHMDIKVHACIGGTSFVEDAEGLRDAQIVVGTPGRVFDNIQRRRFRTDKIKMFILDEADEMLSSGFKEQIYQIFTLLPPTTQVVLLSATMPNDVLEVTTKFMRNPVRILVKKDELTLEGIKQFYVNVEEEDFKYECLTDLYDSISVTQAVIFCNTRRKVEELTTKLRDDKFTVSAIYSDLPQQERDTIMKEFRSGSSRILISTDLLARGIDVQQVSLVINYDLPANKENYIHRIGRGGRFGRKGVAINFVTNEDVGAMRELEKFYSTQIEELPSDIATLLN, from the coding sequence ATGTCTGAAGGTATTACTGACGTTGAAGAATCTCAAATTCTAACGAACTATGACAAAGTCGTCTACAAGTTCGATGATATGGAATTGGATGAAAACTTGTTGAGAGGTGTTTTCGGTTACGGTTTCGAAGAACCATCTGCCATTCAACAACGTGCCATCATGCCTATCATTGAAGGCCACGATGTCTTAGCTCAAGCTCAATCTGGTACTGGTAAGACTGGTACTTTCTCCATTGCTGCTTTGCAAAGAATCGACACCTCCGTTAAGGCTCCTCAAGCTTTGATGTTGGCCCCAACCAGAGAATTGGCTTTACAAATCCAGAAGGTTGTCATGGCTTTGGCTTTCCACATGGACATCAAGGTTCACGCTTGTATCGGTGGTACTTCCTTTGTCGAAGATGCCGAAGGTTTGAGAGATGCTCAAATTGTTGTTGGTACTCCAGGTCGTGTCTTCGACAACATCCAAAGACGTAGATTCAGAACTGACAAGATCAAGATGTTCATCTTAGATGAAGCCGATGAAATGTTGTCTTCTGGTTTCAAGGAGCAAATTTACCAAATTTTCACATTACTACCACCAACTACTCAAGTTGTTCTTTTGTCTGCTACTATGCCAAACGACGTCTTGGAAGTTACCACGAAGTTCATGAGAAACCCTGTCAGAATTTTGGTTAAGAAAGATGAATTGACTTTGGAAGGTATTAAACAATTCTACGTcaatgttgaagaagaggatttCAAATACGAGTGTTTGACCGATTTGTACGACTCCATCTCCGTTACCCAAGCAGTTATCTTCTGTAACACCAGAAGAAAGGTCGAAGAATTGACCACCAAATTGAGAGATGACAAATTTACCGTCTCTGCCATCTATTCTGACTTACCACAACAGGAAAGAGACACTATCATGAAGGAATTCAGAAGTGGTTCTTCCAGAATCTTGATTTCCACTGATTTGTTAGCCAGAGGTATTGATGTCCAACAAGTTTCTTTGGTTATCAACTACGATTTGCCAGCTAATAAGGAAAACTATATTCATAGAATCGGTAGAGGTGGTCGTTTCGGTAGAAAGGGTGTTGCTATCAACTTTGTCACCAACGAAGACGTTGGTGCTATGAGAGAACTAGAAAAGTTTTACTCCACTCAAATCGAAGAATTGCCATCTGACATTGCTACTTTGTTGAACtaa